The genomic stretch CTAAGCCATGTTGCAACCGAAGCGAACCAAATACCGCAAACTCCACAAGGGCCGTAACGAAGGCCTGGCATGGAGCTCAAATGCAGTGAGCTTTGGCGAATACGGTCTGCGTTCAACGCAAACCGGCCGCCTGACCGCTCGCCAAATCGAAGCCGCACGTCGTGCCATCTCCCGCTATGTAAAGCGCGGTGGCAAGATGTGGATCCGCGTGTTCCCGGACAAGCCGATTACCCAAAAGCCGATCGAAGTCCGCATGGGCTCGGGTAAAGGTAACGTCGAGTACTGGGTGGCACAGATCCAACCCGGCCGCATGATTTATGAAATCGAAGGTGTGGACGAAGCAACGGCGCGCGAAGCGTTCCGTTTGGCTGCCGCCAAGCTTTCGGTCACCACCCAATTCGTGACCCGGACGGTGCGCTAATGAGCATTAAAGAACTCCGCCAAAAGTCGACCACCGACTTGAATGGCCATCTGGTTGAGCTCCAAAAGGAGCAGTTCGCCCTGCGTATGCAGAAGGTGACCGG from Lysobacter sp. HDW10 encodes the following:
- the rplP gene encoding 50S ribosomal protein L16, encoding MLQPKRTKYRKLHKGRNEGLAWSSNAVSFGEYGLRSTQTGRLTARQIEAARRAISRYVKRGGKMWIRVFPDKPITQKPIEVRMGSGKGNVEYWVAQIQPGRMIYEIEGVDEATAREAFRLAAAKLSVTTQFVTRTVR
- the rpmC gene encoding 50S ribosomal protein L29, whose protein sequence is MSIKELRQKSTTDLNGHLVELQKEQFALRMQKVTGQMTKTHEIRRVRREIARVKMLLGAAKQ